Proteins encoded within one genomic window of Candidatus Neomarinimicrobiota bacterium:
- a CDS encoding glutathione S-transferase N-terminal domain-containing protein: protein MPNENTESAVTVYTTVFCPYCQGAKRLLDEKDIEYESVDLTGRDDFREFLVDLTGQRTVPQILIHGQPIGGFTELRALEQSGALDKMIETGTETVSTEG from the coding sequence ATGCCGAATGAAAACACAGAATCTGCAGTAACAGTTTACACCACCGTTTTTTGTCCGTATTGCCAGGGCGCCAAGCGTTTATTGGACGAGAAGGACATTGAATACGAGTCCGTCGATCTCACCGGCCGGGATGATTTCCGCGAATTTCTTGTGGATCTCACCGGCCAGCGAACCGTCCCCCAAATTCTGATCCACGGCCAACCCATCGGCGGTTTTACCGAGCTGAGGGCGCTGGAACAAAGCGGAGCACTGGACAAGATGATTGAAACGGGGACGGAGACAGTTT